The following proteins come from a genomic window of Parafrankia discariae:
- the def gene encoding peptide deformylase, translating to MSVRDIRLLGDPVLRTVADPVATFDRELRRLVDDLADTMRDAGGVGLAAPQLGVSLRVFTYLDDSDDVGHLINPVLGPFSEEMMDGEEGCLSMPGLAFDLRRPERVLAVGQNSHGDPVTVEGSGILSRCLQHETDHLDGILFIDRLDKETKRAAMKAIREAEWSDEPKPTVKVSPHPLFGRGR from the coding sequence GTGTCCGTCCGCGATATCCGCCTCCTCGGGGATCCGGTGCTGCGTACGGTCGCCGACCCGGTGGCGACCTTCGACCGGGAGCTGCGCCGCCTCGTTGACGATCTCGCCGACACCATGCGCGACGCCGGCGGCGTCGGCCTCGCCGCGCCGCAGCTGGGGGTGTCGTTGCGCGTCTTCACGTACCTCGACGACTCGGACGACGTCGGGCACCTGATCAACCCGGTCCTGGGGCCCTTCAGCGAGGAGATGATGGACGGCGAGGAGGGCTGCCTGTCGATGCCGGGGCTGGCATTCGACCTGCGCCGTCCGGAACGCGTCCTCGCCGTCGGCCAGAACTCCCACGGTGACCCGGTCACCGTCGAGGGCAGTGGCATCCTGTCCCGATGCCTGCAACACGAGACCGATCACCTCGACGGGATCCTGTTCATCGACCGTCTCGACAAGGAGACGAAGCGGGCGGCCATGAAGGCGATCCGCGAGGCGGAGTGGTCGGACGAGCCGAAGCCCACGGTCAAGGTGTCGCCGCACCCCCTGTTCGGCCGCGGGCGCTGA
- the fmt gene encoding methionyl-tRNA formyltransferase translates to MRLVFAGTPAVALPSLRALLDSPRHQVVAVVTRPDRPAGRGRHQRSSPVRELADERGLEVLAPARAGDPDFLARLGEIAPDCCPVVAYGALLPRPALDIPKRGWVNLHFSLLPAYRGAAPVQRAVLAGEDMTGASVFEIEPALDSGPVYGVLTERIRPTDTSGDLLDRLAVAGARLLEAVMDGIEDGTLQARPQPSDGVSLAPKLAVEDVRVDWSAPAVAVDRLVRAATPAPGAWTTFRDRRVKLGPVRPAPAGHASLPPGRIAVPERGLVLVGTATAPVVLDEVRPEGKAPMPAADWIRGLRPGSDEAFA, encoded by the coding sequence ATGCGTCTTGTCTTCGCCGGTACGCCGGCGGTCGCGCTGCCCAGTCTGCGCGCCCTGCTCGACAGTCCCCGCCATCAGGTGGTCGCAGTGGTGACCCGTCCCGACCGGCCCGCCGGCCGCGGCCGGCACCAGCGATCCTCACCGGTCCGCGAACTGGCGGACGAGCGTGGCCTGGAGGTGCTCGCCCCGGCCCGTGCCGGTGACCCCGACTTCCTCGCCCGGCTCGGCGAGATCGCCCCCGACTGCTGCCCGGTGGTCGCCTACGGCGCGCTGCTGCCCCGGCCGGCCCTCGACATCCCGAAGCGTGGCTGGGTGAACCTGCACTTCTCGCTGCTGCCCGCCTACCGCGGCGCGGCGCCGGTGCAGCGCGCCGTCCTCGCCGGGGAGGACATGACCGGCGCCAGCGTGTTCGAGATCGAGCCGGCCCTGGACTCCGGCCCGGTCTACGGGGTGCTCACCGAGCGGATCCGTCCCACGGACACCTCCGGGGACCTGCTCGACCGCCTCGCCGTCGCCGGCGCGCGGCTGCTGGAGGCGGTCATGGACGGCATCGAGGACGGCACCCTGCAGGCCCGCCCGCAGCCGTCCGACGGGGTCTCGCTGGCCCCGAAGCTCGCCGTCGAGGACGTCCGCGTCGACTGGTCGGCCCCGGCCGTCGCGGTCGACCGGCTGGTGCGGGCCGCCACACCGGCGCCGGGTGCCTGGACGACCTTCCGCGACCGGCGGGTCAAGCTCGGTCCCGTGCGGCCGGCGCCCGCGGGGCACGCTTCGCTGCCCCCCGGGCGGATCGCGGTGCCCGAGCGTGGGCTCGTACTGGTGGGGACGGCCACCGCGCCGGTGGTCCTCGACGAGGTCCGTCCCGAGGGGAAGGCGCCGATGCCGGCGGCCGACTGGATCCGCGGCCTGCGGCCCGGCTCGGACGAGGCGTTCGCGTGA
- a CDS encoding RsmB/NOP family class I SAM-dependent RNA methyltransferase — translation MSVSAPRRGGTTDPARLLAWEVLRAVDERGAYANLLLPALLSGRRLSPRDRGFATELTYGSLRAQGTLDGVLNTVTSRPVASVDPPVRDALRLGAYQLLSTRVPPRAAVASTVDLVRATCGERPVRFANAVLRRVAARIEAAAGDIAVLLSAPDIAADPAGHLAVVTAHPRWIVDVVLDALGGDVAGAHAALAANDTRPTVHLVARPGRIDAETLVAQAASVGLGARRGAGSPYAVHLDGGDPGTLPAVAAGDASVQDEGSQLVTLALASVSTVGRDTGLTVDLCAGPGGKSALLAALQAAGGPARALDNPARVAGDPAPAGRLLALEPRAARAGLVAASLAGFPAALAVRADGRFPPVRPGTADRVLVDVPCSGLGALRRRPEARWRRTPTDVAALVPLQRQLLVAALDLVRPGGAVAYVTCSPHPEETSEVVTAIAQQRGDVAILDARRCPPFADGLPGGLGDGPFVQLWPHLHGTDAMFLALLRRADR, via the coding sequence GTGAGCGTCTCCGCGCCCCGCAGGGGCGGCACCACGGACCCGGCCCGCCTGCTCGCCTGGGAGGTGCTGCGCGCCGTCGACGAGCGGGGCGCCTACGCCAACCTGCTGCTGCCCGCGCTGCTGTCCGGGCGCCGGCTCTCCCCCCGCGACCGGGGTTTCGCCACCGAGCTGACCTACGGATCGCTGCGGGCCCAGGGCACGCTGGACGGCGTCCTGAACACGGTGACCAGCCGGCCCGTCGCCAGCGTCGACCCGCCGGTGCGCGACGCGCTCCGGCTGGGCGCCTACCAGCTGCTGTCGACCCGGGTGCCGCCCCGCGCGGCGGTCGCCTCGACGGTCGACCTGGTCCGGGCCACCTGCGGGGAGCGCCCGGTGCGTTTCGCGAACGCGGTGCTGCGCCGGGTCGCCGCGCGGATCGAGGCGGCGGCCGGCGACATCGCGGTCCTGCTCTCGGCCCCGGACATCGCCGCGGACCCGGCCGGCCATCTCGCGGTGGTCACCGCGCACCCTCGCTGGATCGTCGACGTCGTGCTCGACGCCCTGGGCGGGGACGTCGCCGGCGCGCACGCCGCGCTGGCCGCCAACGACACCCGGCCGACCGTGCACCTGGTCGCCAGGCCAGGCCGGATCGACGCCGAGACGCTGGTGGCGCAGGCCGCCTCGGTCGGCCTGGGGGCGCGGCGCGGCGCCGGCTCGCCCTACGCCGTCCACCTGGACGGGGGAGACCCGGGCACGCTGCCCGCCGTCGCGGCCGGCGACGCCTCGGTGCAGGACGAGGGCAGCCAGCTGGTCACCCTGGCGCTCGCCTCGGTCTCCACCGTCGGCCGGGACACCGGGCTGACCGTGGACCTGTGCGCCGGGCCCGGCGGCAAGTCCGCCCTGCTGGCCGCGCTGCAGGCCGCCGGTGGTCCGGCGCGGGCTCTCGATAATCCGGCGCGGGTCGCCGGTGATCCGGCGCCGGCCGGTCGGCTGCTCGCGCTCGAACCGCGAGCGGCGCGGGCCGGCCTGGTCGCCGCCTCGCTCGCCGGGTTCCCGGCCGCCCTGGCGGTGCGCGCCGACGGGCGGTTCCCGCCGGTGCGCCCCGGTACGGCCGACCGGGTGCTGGTGGACGTGCCGTGCTCCGGCCTCGGCGCGCTCCGGCGCCGGCCCGAGGCCCGCTGGCGGCGCACGCCCACGGACGTCGCCGCGCTGGTGCCGTTGCAGCGCCAGCTCCTCGTCGCCGCGCTGGACCTGGTCCGCCCGGGCGGGGCGGTGGCCTATGTCACCTGCTCGCCGCACCCGGAGGAGACGTCCGAGGTGGTCACCGCGATCGCCCAGCAGCGGGGGGACGTGGCCATCCTCGACGCCCGGCGCTGCCCGCCGTTCGCCGACGGTCTGCCGGGCGGCCTCGGGGACGGCCCGTTCGTCCAGCTCTGGCCGCACCTGCACGGCACCGACGCGATGTTCCTGGCGCTGCTGCGCCGGGCGGACCGCTGA
- the rpe gene encoding ribulose-phosphate 3-epimerase translates to MATAQIYPSMLAADFGRIADAARAVAGHADWLHVDVMDYHFVPNLAFSPDTVDALRRVTDTPLDCHLMIENPDRWAPGFAERGAANVTIHAEAVGDIARTTDAIRAAGARTGLAVKPATPVEHYLDDLHRFDLLLLMTIEPGFGGQKFMDEVLPKIAAARRLIDERGLDLWLQIDGGVNRETIERSAEAGVDVFVAGTAVFGLDDPAAAVESLRALALAAAPRLTAPSAASSGAPRAASSAADDGVPA, encoded by the coding sequence GTGGCAACCGCGCAGATATATCCCAGCATGCTGGCCGCCGACTTCGGCCGGATCGCGGACGCGGCGCGTGCCGTGGCCGGGCACGCGGACTGGCTGCACGTCGATGTCATGGACTACCACTTCGTGCCCAACCTGGCGTTCTCCCCGGACACGGTCGACGCCCTGCGCCGGGTCACCGACACCCCGCTCGACTGCCACCTGATGATCGAGAACCCGGACCGCTGGGCGCCCGGCTTCGCCGAGCGGGGCGCGGCGAACGTGACGATCCACGCCGAGGCGGTCGGCGACATCGCGCGCACCACCGACGCGATCCGCGCGGCCGGTGCCCGCACCGGGCTGGCGGTCAAGCCGGCGACCCCGGTCGAGCACTACCTGGACGACCTGCACCGTTTCGACCTGCTGCTGTTGATGACCATCGAGCCGGGCTTCGGTGGCCAGAAGTTCATGGACGAGGTCCTGCCGAAGATCGCCGCGGCCCGCCGCCTGATCGACGAGCGTGGCCTGGACCTGTGGCTCCAGATCGACGGTGGGGTCAACCGGGAGACCATCGAGCGCTCCGCCGAGGCGGGGGTGGACGTCTTCGTCGCCGGCACGGCGGTCTTCGGTCTGGACGACCCGGCGGCGGCGGTCGAGTCCCTGCGAGCGCTCGCGCTGGCGGCCGCGCCGCGGCTCACCGCCCCGTCCGCGGCCTCGTCCGGCGCCCCACGCGCGGCCTCGTCCGCCGCCGACGACGGGGTACCGGCGTGA
- a CDS encoding cytidine/deoxycytidylate deaminase family protein, producing MRPAAGGPPPGTPDGDRHWLGRAVELSRRCPPSVTAFAVGALVVAADGTPLAEGYSRAEEPADHAEEVALRRLPPGGLPAGATVYSSLEPCSARASRPRTCTELLLAAGVRRVVFAWREPALFVDCDGAERLAAAGVEVLELAELAEGVRAVNGHLMR from the coding sequence ATGCGCCCCGCGGCCGGCGGGCCGCCGCCCGGCACCCCCGACGGCGACCGGCACTGGCTGGGCCGGGCCGTCGAGCTGAGCCGGCGCTGCCCGCCGTCGGTCACCGCCTTCGCCGTCGGCGCGCTCGTCGTCGCCGCCGACGGGACGCCGCTCGCCGAGGGCTACTCGCGGGCCGAGGAGCCGGCCGACCACGCCGAGGAGGTGGCGCTGCGTCGGCTGCCGCCGGGCGGCCTGCCCGCGGGCGCGACCGTGTACAGCTCGCTGGAGCCGTGCAGCGCCCGCGCCTCCCGCCCGCGGACCTGCACCGAGCTGCTGCTGGCCGCCGGGGTCCGCCGGGTGGTCTTCGCCTGGCGGGAGCCGGCCCTGTTCGTCGACTGCGACGGCGCCGAGCGGCTGGCCGCCGCCGGTGTCGAGGTGCTCGAGCTCGCCGAGCTCGCCGAAGGTGTGCGGGCGGTGAACGGCCACCTGATGCGGTGA
- a CDS encoding riboflavin synthase — MFTGIVEELGVVTAIEPRQDAASLTVECHGVLDDVAHGASVAVNGVCLTVTSFVLPPDTAAGGDVSGPGGSAGSAGAAGGFTADVMLETLRRSALGDLAVGDRVNLERPVRLSDRLGGHLVQGHVDGVGVVLERVPAEHWEVVRVSLPPGLDRYLVEKGSVTVDGVSLTIVDVRAAAGGEPASFSVSLIPTTLAVTTLGTRAVGDKVNIEVDVVAKYVEKLHADLNGSH, encoded by the coding sequence ATGTTCACCGGCATCGTCGAAGAACTCGGCGTGGTGACCGCCATCGAGCCGCGGCAGGACGCCGCGTCGCTCACCGTCGAGTGTCATGGCGTACTCGATGACGTGGCACACGGCGCCTCTGTCGCCGTGAACGGGGTCTGTCTCACGGTGACCTCGTTCGTCCTCCCTCCGGACACCGCGGCCGGCGGGGACGTGTCCGGGCCGGGCGGTTCCGCCGGTTCCGCCGGGGCGGCCGGCGGCTTCACCGCGGACGTGATGCTCGAAACGCTGCGCAGGTCCGCCCTGGGCGACCTCGCGGTCGGGGACCGGGTGAACCTCGAACGCCCCGTCCGCCTCTCCGACCGGCTCGGCGGGCACCTGGTGCAGGGGCACGTCGACGGGGTCGGCGTCGTCCTCGAGCGGGTACCGGCCGAGCACTGGGAGGTCGTGCGCGTCAGCCTGCCACCGGGGCTGGACCGCTACCTCGTCGAGAAGGGCTCGGTGACCGTGGACGGGGTCAGCCTGACCATCGTCGACGTCCGCGCCGCGGCCGGCGGTGAGCCGGCCAGTTTCTCCGTCAGCCTCATCCCGACCACCCTCGCCGTGACGACGCTGGGCACCCGCGCCGTCGGCGACAAGGTCAACATCGAGGTGGACGTCGTGGCCAAGTATGTCGAGAAGCTCCACGCCGACCTGAACGGATCACACTGA
- a CDS encoding bifunctional 3,4-dihydroxy-2-butanone-4-phosphate synthase/GTP cyclohydrolase II, whose protein sequence is MTTNPAGDSSAAFRPTATSPTATSHPAASAEAPVSFATIEAAIAEIAAGRPVVVVDDADRENEGDLIFAAEAATPELLAFMVRHTAGVVCVPLDPAEVDRLDLDQMVPQNTDRMGTAFTISVDARSGVTTGISAADRARTIRLLADPATQPADLTRPGHIFPLRAKEGGVLRRPGHTEAAVDLARLAGLRPAGAICEIVNEDGTMARLPELTAFAREHNLALISIADLIAYRRRTEKQVVRVAEARIPTRYGPFRAVGYRGTLDGVEHIALIRGEVGDGENVLVRVHSECLTGDVFGSQRCDCGNQLDAALRAVAAEGRGVVLYVRGHEGRGIGLMHKLQAYQLQDAGHDTVDANLALGLPADARDYGTGAQILVDLGVRGLRLLSNNPTKRAGLEGYGLTIVEQVGLPVTHTPENLRYLTTKRDRMGHDLPGLPGLPGLPGLPGLPDLPKAVGGDETAGGAHDAHRWPVTAAPIADRAERACEEAR, encoded by the coding sequence ATGACCACAAACCCGGCCGGCGACTCCTCGGCCGCCTTCCGCCCGACGGCCACGTCGCCGACGGCCACCTCCCACCCGGCGGCGTCCGCCGAGGCGCCGGTGAGCTTCGCGACGATCGAGGCCGCCATCGCCGAGATCGCCGCCGGCCGACCGGTCGTCGTGGTCGACGACGCGGACCGCGAGAACGAGGGCGACCTGATCTTCGCGGCCGAGGCGGCCACCCCGGAGCTGCTCGCCTTCATGGTCCGGCACACGGCGGGGGTCGTCTGCGTGCCGCTCGACCCCGCGGAGGTCGACCGGCTCGACCTCGACCAGATGGTCCCGCAGAACACCGACCGGATGGGCACGGCGTTCACGATCTCGGTGGACGCCCGCTCCGGCGTCACCACCGGGATCTCCGCCGCCGACCGGGCCCGGACCATCCGGCTGCTCGCCGACCCGGCGACCCAGCCCGCCGACCTCACCCGGCCCGGGCACATCTTCCCGCTGCGGGCGAAGGAAGGCGGTGTGCTGCGCCGGCCCGGCCACACCGAGGCTGCCGTCGACCTCGCCCGGCTGGCGGGCCTGCGCCCGGCCGGGGCGATCTGCGAGATCGTCAACGAGGACGGCACCATGGCCCGGCTGCCGGAGCTGACCGCCTTCGCCCGGGAGCACAACCTGGCCCTGATCTCGATCGCGGATCTCATCGCCTACCGTCGCCGGACGGAGAAGCAGGTCGTACGGGTCGCCGAGGCCCGCATCCCGACCCGCTACGGCCCGTTCCGGGCCGTCGGGTACCGGGGCACCCTGGACGGCGTCGAGCACATCGCACTGATCCGCGGCGAGGTCGGTGACGGGGAGAACGTCCTGGTCAGGGTGCACAGCGAATGCCTCACCGGAGACGTCTTCGGCTCCCAGCGCTGCGACTGCGGCAACCAGCTCGACGCGGCGCTACGCGCCGTGGCGGCCGAGGGCCGGGGTGTCGTGCTCTACGTCCGCGGGCACGAGGGCCGCGGCATCGGCCTCATGCACAAGCTGCAGGCCTACCAGCTCCAGGACGCCGGGCACGACACCGTCGACGCGAACCTCGCCCTCGGGCTGCCGGCCGACGCCCGCGACTACGGCACCGGTGCCCAGATCCTGGTGGACCTGGGCGTGCGGGGGCTGCGGCTGCTGTCCAACAACCCGACGAAGCGCGCCGGCCTGGAAGGCTACGGGCTGACCATCGTCGAGCAGGTGGGGCTGCCGGTGACGCACACTCCGGAGAACCTGCGCTACCTCACGACCAAGCGGGACCGGATGGGCCACGACCTGCCTGGCCTTCCCGGGCTGCCCGGCCTTCCCGGCCTTCCCGGCCTGCCTGACCTGCCGAAGGCGGTCGGCGGGGACGAGACCGCCGGTGGCGCGCA